The window TGAGTGAGTacaattttacttttttcattttctccttaTTTGCTTGCCTTCCATCTTTTTTTCCAAGTCTTCCCCTTCTTCTGtgtttctcctccttctccttcctcctcttctttacCTCCTTTTGTCTCTCccccatcttcttcttcttcttactcCTGCTTCTGGTTCACCTTCTTTAAGATGATTGCACATGAAGCACTTTAGACTTAGAAAAATAGCACTTATCAGTAAGAGTGAGAGGTGCTGACAGGTGGATTTGTATTGTCAGGTTTGCTGTGTGGCAGACGGGTTTAGGACCAAAACACAGGACTCCACAGACAAAATGTAAACTCCAAAAGCAGCTTTATTGCAGAACTTCAGAAATTAGCCACGAAACACACGAGGCGCACAGCTTAAGGGAGAACATGACAAAAGGGAAGGGACAACTGagacaataaatacacacagaggatAACGAGGGAACAAGCCAACTGAACATGACACACACAGGAcaagggactatcaaaataaaacaggaactaccTAACAGTGAGACCTGGACGAAGACATATGAGCTTGACACAGAAACATAAGCGAAGCGGGAAAAACGAGGGACAAATAAACCAGTCTGAAACCAAGAAATGCTGCAGTACCACCAGAACGTATGAAACCAGAACACAAACAGCTCTAAGACAAACTCTAGGTCAGCTGCTCGCACTTGGAACTGAAACCAGCACAGAATAATGTGAGAAAGATTATCACAATTAAAAGCtaaagaaaactcaaaacaaaCTCCCAACCCTGGGTCAGCGATCCATGACATCTATAGCTTCGCGCAGAAGCAGATTTTGTAGACATAGAAAAGTATTGCGTAAAATAAGGAACTGAGTTACCAGAATGCAGAAAAATTACAGTCGGTCATTTCAGCTCTGATGGTAATTTTCTAATCTCTGTCTCACAGGGGAAAGAAAATGACGTCCAGCCGCAGGCATCATCTGAAGGTGAGGCTTAAACCTTTTGTTTTCTAAAACCTTTGAATTTTTGGAGGCTTTCTCTTCACTTTGCATATTTTCGTCTTCCTGCAGAGTTTGATGCTGCACATCGCCGCCAACTGGCTCGAGCAGGAGAAGACAGACATCGCAGCAGCGAAGGAGGCCTACTTGGCTGAGAACTGCCTACCTCCTGATCTCAGCGGAGACCTGGCTGCCCTTACGGTTAGAACAAAACTGTGTCATATGCTTACACTTTCTTATGACCACAAGAAAACATCGGGGAGTTTTCCTTATTGTAGTGGAGCAAGTTGTAAAAAGTTGAGTTTAGGACATCAGAGGAAGGTGAAACATTTGTGTTATGAGCCGGTTAAATCTTACATTCCATTACATGTCCATGATTAAAAAGCTATGAATATTTTCTAAGCAGTTATGTGaccttattttacatttaactgaacttcatcattttcaaaacaaaagtaTTTTAATGCAATGTACTGATGCCAaccatttatttcttacaagtTCATGTTTTAGCTAGAAACCACATCTATGAGgtaaaagagaaataaacatgaaatatataaaaaatagagGAATTCAGATAAATACCTCCAAAGTGAACATCCATGCTGACTGCTAATGAAAAGCGTTCGTTCTGCACTTTAAAAGGACGCCTGCAAGAAGCTTCACGCCGCCATTGACAAGATCGACGAGTCGAGATACGACACCGAGATCAAAGTGCAGAAAGCAGACAAAGAGGTGAGAGTTTGAGCGAGATTATGGAAAACTCACTTTACTTTCAGATGTTTTTAATCTTAATGTCATCGTGTGTGCATGCTTTATTTCCAGATCTAGTCCCTTTGATCATTCTCGACTGGGTAGGTGTAGATTTCAGTGCTAAATATCAGAATCAGAGGCTTTAACACTACTGAGTGACGACTGCCGCTGACAGTGAGCAGGTCTTTTTTACTCAAAAAGTATGAATTGTAACTATTATAATGCATGTTGAGAGGCAGCTGGATAAGTATGAAAGAGCTGGAAGGAAAAAGGAGGCGTAAGTTTGATATGAGGGCATTTTTGATTTTCATAAAAGTCTGAAACTCAGTAAGCTGTGTGCTGCTGGAACATGTTTCATGTGTTTAAAATGGTTTTTATATTCCTAGCTGCTAAATCAGTTCAGGACTGTAGGGGGCAGACGTCCGTCCCAGTTTTCATAGGGTGATAGTTACAACcaggacaggtcgccagtccatcacagagagacacacaaccattcacactcacgtGAATGGTTCACACCAGCTTAGAAACCTGGATGTCTTTGgagtgtgggaggaagctggagtacctgcGGCTCTGACTGGCTGCTTTTCCAGCTTTTAACGAACGATTGTCGACCTCCAGATTGAGGATCTGAAGCTGAAGGTGATCGAGCTGGCCGGTGTGAAGAAGCCCGCCCTGAAGAAAGTGCGCATGTCTGCAGACGCCATGCTGCAGGCTCTGCTGGGCTCCAAACACAAGGTGACCATGGACCTGAGGGCCAACCTGAAGCAGGTCAAGAAGGAGGTGAAAGAGGAGGTGAGACATGAGGTTTTCACAGTAAGGAAATCGGCTTGTTTCATCATCACTGTGTCCTACTGCTGCAGCTTAAACAACTTCAGGATTCAGTTTAGCTCACTGGACCGAATTCATCGAAAGAAACAGAGCGTAGCCACGTGATAGGAACTGATCTGAGGTGAACGCTGATTCAGCAGGTTTGCAGATCTTCTCTGCGTCATTATCACGCCTCACATTTGGCCCAGAAGCTCAATACAGTGGATCTCGAGTGATTTcattatttaaatgaaataatttaattattatctAAATTTAAATGATTCCTCTCTTCTCTAAACTGTGAAATCAGATTTCTgctacacaaaataaaataaaaaaataaaacgacAGTTAGCCAATATTTTGCAATAGTACAAATAGTTACTTAAAgacagtgttgggcaagttactttgaaaaagtaattaattatagttactagttacttcttcaaaaaagtaactgagttagtaactgagttacaatattccaaaagtaattaattacttgaaaagtaactattgcgttattttaaaaaaacatttaaccctctggggtccagggtataactggccatttgaactacttttgattttccctccacatttcacctttaaaaactatttatttgCCTTGTTCGGTGtcattgttttcagcacaacctcacgtgtctgaatttacagtcatgttttcattttgacatactgtattaacacaattgatctaacatcagacaaaaaacataaaatcagagtagaaaaagttatatttttactgtaacaaccacaaacatctttaatgaatcatatttcataactttaaatgcaaatataaattgtcaattttaaaatcctatgcacaagttttgcaaacaacaaagttatttgcagccatttaccttttacccttttttaaaataaccatttcaaactatttacagaacaatcagctgttctgcatcaataagatgccacacaaattatttgtgccactccaaaaacataatttctgtccactataaaggagaagatcacagcctgatacctgcaggtctgacagcagcaggtgtatcactcctgtttctacctggagacagcagtcgcctcattgttctgacacacaacacaaaactatccacaacactacacactaactacacaagacaactcattaaacacacactccaaacacgctaaacgtcacaaatctctcacatctcaaaactctctctctctctccgtcactcctaaaacttctgttttttgggggggggttttttgctcataagcagagtgcttgctagcgctgtcctcagacagtaaacgtgacgaaactattgaggaaaaaacgccgcatatatcttgtttatcatgactctggttttacgtggcctatcaacacaatttgaaaactggtatatgtcaccttgttgctttgtcatcttgacgTGGTCgtgtgattgacttaccacgactactttattcttctgcttcagtcaaacagcagcactcatgcgattgttttgccccctgagctgCAGGTGTtttgctagacagtgatcgtgattaccgtccgcgggagcgcgcagctgcttaaagctgtagcgtccagattacttacgtagtcagctacttccgtgcaactgatataagatgcggtaagctgaacacagcctcaaccgtctgtttgttgaaaaatagtaacggaccgcattttcttgttggtaactgtaacggcgttgtaacgataggaatagtaattagttagattactcgttactgaaaaaagtaacgccattacttgtaacgccgttattcccatcactgcttaaagagcACGTCTAAAAAAAGGTTTGAAGATGAAATAGAAAATACTGAGATATAAAATCAGTAAATTAGCTTGACAAAGTTAAGTCAGAGTAATTTACTGGATGAAAATAGATAAAAGTTTCTCAGGAGGATGTGGAGCaaaaatacatgtgtgtgaaatcAAACATACAGAGCTGTTGTCACAACTGTGGTGACAACAGCTCTGCTACTAGTAGCTCTGCTACTTCAACCAAGGAGGTTAAACGTTAAAGGTTCAAGcataaaatatagaaaatataaaatgtttggTCTCAGTTTGAGGTGTTGACGAGTTCTCCTCATTCTTTCCAGCCTGCAGACGTTGGCGACTGGCGTAAAAACATCGAGGACAAGGCCGACAGGAAGAAGATGTTCGAGAGCTCCTAAAAGCCGCCTGGATCGGCGGAGATGGTGGAGAGCGGCGGGGGCGTTTAAGACTGAGGTCTGAGTGACTGAAGGTGTCTCTTGGTCTCGTCTGGACCCTCAGGGACAAAAGTTCAGACAGTTTCTTGATgattttttggctgtttttgtcACACTGTCACCCCTGCGCGTCAGAGAGACTGAACCAAAACAAAGTGAATTTAACTTCGTCGTCGTTAAAACATCTGGCAGAGAAACGTCACTTCAAAATGTACAGCTTTTCATGGAATCGTTAGCAATAAAAGTTTTGAAATAAGGATTAATTTGTTGCTACTTTTATCCACTTAGTAACACTTTAATGCCCTTTAAATTGATTCCTTAACATTTTCACACTGACACTTCAAAGAAATTTGATTTTTGACAaatttattagaaaaaaaacatttagagGACCTGGGCTCGttctgaaagaggaaaactcATTTTCAGGTGAGAGAAGAGATTCTCTGACATGACTTTTCCAGTCTGCAGCATAAAGACGATAAAACTGATAGTTAAGTCTGATAGTTAAGAGAGCAAACAATGGAACCTGTATAAATGAtacttcttttaaaaaagtaattacatttctaaatgcacaataacatttacaaAAGTTCAAGCAGCTTTTGCTATTGAACCCAAAACATCATGTTTTCAGAGAGCaagcaaaaaaaatcatttttagatATTTTCCACACAAAGAAGCAACGATTCAACCATCTCGTCTTTCTAGTTTTCAAACAGTTTCTgcatgtaaagaaaaaacatctgaTTCCAAACAGTTTAGACTTTAGACTATTGAGATTATTAAAGTAAGCTCATCTTACCCTGTTGCAAGTAAAAAATCATGTTGCAGAAATGTTCACATGTTGgaagcatttccatgtttttatttttaaactgtgttagcGTAGCTTTGTGTAATTTGTGgctcaaaataatccttctttaaaTTAAGCTGGGCTTGGTGTAGCCCCTCATTTTAggaactttcttctgattggctgtgaatCTCAAACAAAAgctttgatcagcaggtgggCGGTGCTTATTTGGTCAAAGGCAGAGCTTTGTGATGACCCTGTTAGGGCTAGCCAAGCTTAATGACGTCATTCGGAGCCAATAATAGACACTTGTTTTGTAAACCTGGGTGTTTAGAGGAATCTGCAGCCTAAACTTTAAAACACATACACTGtcctcattatttgaaatttTGGCCACTTTTCATagaaaaattcaaattaaataattaaacaaaatacataaaacagtaaaaaaggaaacacataATAATTTAACGTTGGGTTTTACAGGAAAGCTGAAGATTTCCATTTGTTGTGATGCTGCAGGGCTTAAAATGCTCCTTTTGAGTTAAAGATCAAAACATATATTAAATCTGTCCAAAGCCTTCTGAAGACATAAAAAGTGTTCTGTTCATGCTCCTTTAAGTTTATtccatatacacaaacacagcatgGAGGCATGAAGGGTTCTCACAGGGAGGGCGTTTTGCAGAGCAGGGCTGGGCCGGGTGTATTTCAGGAGCTCGCAGGCCTATTGGTCTGCCTGGGAATCCATTTCCATAAAGAGGATCTGGGCATTTTGCTGAGGCATCGCAAACCACCATATATACCTATTTCATTTTTCACTGTCTGTGGCTTTGGCAGTGTCTCCTTTTCTTCCACCAAGTGTGTCttgtcctcttcttcctcctctcaatAGGTGAGAAATCTtccttattttatcttttttctttttcttctatctCCATCATCTTTGAGCTTCTCTGAGAGCAGCATCTTCTATTTTATCAGATAGAATAAAAAGATGCTGCATGCAGCCACGTCTCAAaacgactgtgtttagaaaAGACATGATTTAAAGCAGGATTACAGCTCTGACTGTTCCTCACTCAATCCAAGTGGCTTCTTTACATTTGTTGGTGACATTTGACCTTTTTCTGTCAAACCTAAATTTATATGACGTGTTCAGCTGCTCTGCCTCAGTCTTGTCAAAGACCTGATTTTAGCTGTTTTGCCTCAAAGTGTTCATTGACTTTTTGGATGTGCGTACAACAGAAATATGAGCTGATCAGAAGGCCTGGAATTACAAAAATCTGATTCTGGTTTGGTAAATATTTTCTGGTTCCCTGAAAATGTTTATGTATAAAGTTAAAAACTGAACAACACTTGAATCATTAATTAAtcttgtgtatatatatatataccttgcctaaacaaacaaacaaaaaaagatgtcTAACCTAATCTTCTAATCAAAAAGTGACATTAATTGGTCATGAAGACATGCTGTCAGAGTACCTCAGAGACACTATGGATAGTTACTAAAGGTTAGCTACTGTCAGTTAGTTCATGATGTCATGTTAGTTAATGATATTCCACTGCAGATTTTTTCAAATTAATCCTTCACTCGATCACGTGTAAACCGCAGAGACGTGACACACGATCCCGGCCAGCCCAGTTTAGTTCAGTTGACGTCGCTGCTCTTCAGCTGTGGCCTCAGATCGCGTTACGGCACAAATATTCCCCTCTATCCATCTCCATCACAGCAGCAGAACATGCTGATCTCAGAGAACCTCACACTGATTATCTGAACATCTCTGGTGTTCAGCAGGGGTCAGAAAGACCTCAACGTTTCCTCCAGTCACTCAGTTTTATGTTTGTCTTACTGCAGGTTGTGAACCCGAAAAACCACCAAGATGTCTGAGTAAGTGCGAAGAACATCCTGTCTGATTGATGCACACTATACCTCATTTATATATGCACAGAAATCTGCCTCCTTTTAAAGATGCtccctttaaatgtttaatatctGGATCCAAAAAAGATGTGAATTAGAAAAATGTAACCTTTACAACTATTAATGATCACAACTTCCTCTCAAACAGGAAAAAGATGACTTCCAGCCGCAGGCATCATCTCAAGGTAAATAAGGattatgaaaaaatattgaGTTTTTCTGCTGCTGAGTATGTTTGAGTGCAGACCATTAAACACGAGACTTGTTTGATGATGATTTCTGTCCTGCAGAGCTTGATCCTGCAGATTGCTATGAACTGGATCGAGCAGGAGAAAAAGGATACCGACACGGCCAAAGAGGCCTACATGGCCGAgcactgtcctcctccagacTTGAGCGGAGACCAGGCCGCCCTGATGGTGAGAGAGACATCAGGGTTTATccgagaaaaaagaaagaataaaaaagaataaaatgtttcttttagtaGTTCAGGAAACAATCAGCTACTGTAATAGCCTTTTTTTCCTGtattcatttaattaatttatttatcctgtttattactgtatttatttcattatgttgttgttttgagtAGAAACAtgcatgttattattattttggcaTTTAAGTGCCACCATAATGCAGCATGGAAACTGGACACTTAAAGGATGCTAATGAAATGATCTTTGGATCATTTCATTAGCATCAGAGAAGCTAGCCTGAACTTTGCTGCTGTAATTCATCATAAAGATAAATTACCTGAAAGTGTTAAGTGAAGCACTGAGTGACCTACTAACATTAGCACTCCTCTGCCAGAGGAATGTGCATCCTTTAGCACCTAGCTGCTTTGATCAGCATTGCTAGCAATGCGGTAACTTGCATGTCTCTTCCCGTCTTGTGTACTTTTAGAAGCAAAAGTAGTTTAAAACTTTATATGAGCTTGAAACAAA is drawn from Pelmatolapia mariae isolate MD_Pm_ZW linkage group LG7, Pm_UMD_F_2, whole genome shotgun sequence and contains these coding sequences:
- the LOC134630331 gene encoding troponin I, fast skeletal muscle-like — translated: SLSHRGKKMTSSRRHHLKSLMLHIAANWLEQEKTDIAAAKEAYLAENCLPPDLSGDLAALTDACKKLHAAIDKIDESRYDTEIKVQKADKEIEDLKLKVIELAGVKKPALKKVRMSADAMLQALLGSKHKVTMDLRANLKQVKKEVKEEPADVGDWRKNIEDKADRKKMFESS